In a genomic window of Flavobacterium lipolyticum:
- the accC gene encoding acetyl-CoA carboxylase biotin carboxylase subunit, which produces MFKKILIANRGEIALRVIRTCKEMGIKTVAVYSTADAESLHVKFADEAVCIGPPPSNLSYLKMSNIIAAAEITNADAIHPGYGFLSENAKFSKICQEHGIKFIGAAPEMIDRMGDKASAKATMKAAGVPCVPGSDGLLESFEQTQKLAKEFGYPVMLKATAGGGGKGMRAVWKEDELLKAWESARQEAAAAFGNDGMYMEKLIEEPRHIEIQVVGDSYGKACHLSERDCSVQRRHQKLTEETPSPFMTDELRAAMGEAAVKAAEFIKYEGAGTVEFLVDKHRNFYFMEMNTRIQVEHPITEQVIDYDLIREQIMVAAGIPISGKNYLPQLHAIECRINAEDPYNDFRPSPGKITTLHMPGGHGVRLDTHVYSGYSIPPNYDSMIAKLITTAQSREEAISKMRRALDEFVIEGIKTTIPFHRQLMDDPRYIAGDYTTAFMDTFKMKPIEE; this is translated from the coding sequence ATGTTTAAAAAAATATTAATTGCAAATAGAGGAGAAATTGCACTTCGTGTAATTCGTACATGTAAAGAAATGGGAATCAAAACTGTAGCAGTTTACTCTACAGCCGATGCTGAAAGTTTACATGTTAAGTTTGCTGATGAAGCGGTTTGTATTGGTCCCCCTCCAAGTAACTTATCGTATTTGAAAATGTCAAATATAATTGCTGCTGCCGAAATTACTAACGCAGATGCAATACATCCAGGTTATGGATTTCTTTCTGAGAATGCTAAATTCTCAAAAATTTGTCAGGAGCACGGAATCAAATTTATTGGTGCAGCTCCTGAGATGATTGACAGAATGGGAGATAAAGCTTCTGCAAAAGCGACAATGAAAGCGGCAGGAGTTCCATGTGTACCAGGTTCTGACGGATTATTAGAATCTTTCGAACAAACACAAAAGTTAGCTAAAGAATTTGGTTACCCGGTAATGCTTAAAGCTACTGCCGGTGGTGGTGGAAAAGGAATGCGTGCGGTATGGAAAGAAGATGAATTATTGAAAGCATGGGAAAGTGCACGTCAGGAAGCTGCCGCTGCATTTGGAAATGACGGAATGTACATGGAGAAACTTATCGAAGAGCCACGTCATATCGAAATTCAGGTTGTTGGAGATTCATACGGAAAAGCATGTCACCTTTCTGAAAGAGATTGTTCTGTACAACGTCGTCACCAGAAATTAACTGAAGAAACACCTTCACCATTCATGACTGACGAATTGCGTGCGGCAATGGGAGAAGCGGCTGTAAAAGCGGCAGAATTCATTAAGTACGAAGGAGCCGGAACAGTTGAGTTTTTGGTTGACAAACACAGAAACTTCTATTTCATGGAAATGAATACCCGTATTCAGGTGGAGCACCCGATCACTGAACAAGTAATTGATTACGATTTAATTCGTGAGCAAATTATGGTAGCGGCCGGAATTCCAATTTCAGGAAAAAACTACTTACCACAATTACACGCCATCGAATGCCGTATTAATGCTGAAGATCCTTATAACGATTTTCGTCCTTCACCAGGAAAAATTACTACGCTTCATATGCCAGGAGGGCACGGAGTACGTTTAGATACTCACGTATATTCTGGTTACAGCATCCCGCCAAACTACGATTCGATGATTGCAAAGTTAATCACAACGGCACAATCAAGAGAAGAAGCTATCAGCAAAATGCGTAGAGCTCTGGATGAATTTGTTATTGAAGGCATCAAAACTACAATACCATTCCATAGACAATTGATGGATGACCCAAGATATATTGCAGGAGATTATACTACTGCTTTTATGGATACATTTAAAATGAAACCTATAGAGGAATAG
- the accB gene encoding acetyl-CoA carboxylase biotin carboxyl carrier protein, whose amino-acid sequence MDLKEIQNLIKFVANSGVAEVKLEMDDVKITIRTTLEGNVTETTYVQQLPAQAALPQAVAPQQTAPVVVNVSAEAPAAVEDSKFITIKSPIIGTFYRKPSPDKPVFTEVGSTIAKGDVLCVIEAMKLFNEIESEVSGKIVKILVDDMSPVEFDQPLFLVDPS is encoded by the coding sequence ATGGATTTAAAAGAAATTCAAAACCTAATCAAATTTGTAGCAAATTCGGGTGTTGCAGAAGTAAAGTTGGAAATGGATGATGTGAAAATCACGATCAGAACAACTTTAGAAGGAAATGTAACTGAAACTACTTATGTACAGCAATTACCTGCTCAGGCAGCATTGCCACAAGCAGTTGCTCCTCAACAAACAGCTCCGGTAGTTGTAAATGTAAGTGCTGAGGCGCCTGCTGCTGTTGAAGATTCTAAATTCATTACTATTAAATCTCCAATTATTGGAACTTTTTACAGAAAACCATCTCCAGACAAACCAGTATTTACTGAAGTTGGAAGCACTATCGCAAAAGGTGATGTTCTTTGTGTAATTGAAGCAATGAAATTATTCAACGAAATCGAATCGGAAGTTTCAGGTAAAATTGTAAAAATTCTTGTTGACGATATGTCTCCTGTAGAATTTGACCAACCTTTATTCTTAGTTGATCCATCATAA
- a CDS encoding beta-ketoacyl-ACP synthase III, translating to MNTITAAITAVGAYVPDFVLSNKVLETMVDTNDEWITTRTGIKERRILKDADKGTSFLAIKAAQDLIAKANIDPLEIDLIIMATATADMPVASTGVFVATEIGATNAFAYDLQAACSSFLYGMSTAAAYVQSGRYKKVLLIGADKMSSIVDYTDRATCIIFGDGAGAVLFEPNYEGLGLQDEYLRSDGVGRDFLKISAGGSLTPTTAETVQNKQHNIIQDGKTVFKYAVTNMADASELILQRNNLTNQDVNWLVPHQANRRIIDATANRMNLEDSKVLVNIEKYGNTTSATLPLVLSDFEHLLKKGDNIIFAAFGGGFTWGSIYLKWAYDKK from the coding sequence ATGAATACAATCACAGCCGCAATTACCGCTGTTGGAGCTTACGTTCCAGACTTTGTACTTTCGAACAAAGTTTTGGAAACGATGGTCGATACCAATGACGAATGGATTACTACTCGTACCGGAATTAAAGAAAGAAGGATTTTAAAAGATGCTGATAAAGGAACATCGTTTCTTGCTATAAAAGCAGCACAGGATTTAATAGCAAAAGCTAATATTGATCCGTTAGAGATTGATCTGATTATAATGGCAACAGCTACAGCAGATATGCCGGTAGCCTCTACTGGAGTTTTTGTTGCGACAGAAATTGGAGCTACCAATGCATTTGCTTACGATTTGCAGGCGGCATGTTCAAGTTTCTTATACGGAATGTCTACCGCTGCAGCTTATGTGCAGTCAGGAAGATATAAAAAAGTACTATTAATTGGTGCCGATAAAATGTCATCAATTGTAGATTATACAGACAGAGCAACTTGTATCATTTTTGGTGACGGAGCGGGAGCCGTTTTATTCGAACCCAATTATGAAGGCTTAGGCTTACAAGATGAATACTTACGAAGCGACGGTGTAGGACGCGATTTTCTTAAAATTTCTGCAGGAGGTTCTTTAACTCCAACTACAGCGGAGACCGTACAAAACAAACAACACAATATTATTCAGGACGGAAAAACCGTTTTTAAATACGCTGTAACCAATATGGCTGATGCCAGCGAATTGATTTTGCAAAGAAACAATCTTACGAATCAGGATGTGAATTGGTTAGTGCCACATCAGGCAAACAGACGTATCATCGATGCTACTGCAAACAGAATGAATCTTGAGGATTCAAAAGTATTGGTGAATATTGAAAAATATGGTAACACCACTTCAGCTACGTTACCATTAGTATTAAGCGACTTTGAACATTTGCTTAAAAAAGGAGATAATATTATTTTTGCCGCTTTTGGTGGAGGATTCACTTGGGGATCTATTTACCTAAAATGGGCATACGATAAAAAATAA
- the rpmF gene encoding 50S ribosomal protein L32: MAHPKRKISKTRRDKRRTHYKATVAQIATCPITGEAHLYHRAYWHEGKMYYRGQVVIDKSVAVA, from the coding sequence ATGGCACATCCTAAGAGAAAAATCTCGAAAACAAGAAGAGATAAGAGAAGAACACATTATAAAGCTACTGTAGCTCAAATCGCTACATGTCCTATTACTGGAGAAGCACATTTATACCACAGAGCTTACTGGCATGAAGGTAAAATGTACTACAGAGGGCAAGTTGTTATCGATAAATCTGTAGCGGTTGCTTAA
- a CDS encoding YceD family protein, with translation MSKIKEFLIPFVGLKLGKHHFEYQISNTFFANFDYDEFQSSDIKVGLVLDKKSNMLELEFKHKGTVNVPCDLTSEDFDLPLKGKMKLIVRFGEEFNNDNEELLILPHGEHEIDVAQYIYEMIALSVPLKRVHPGVKDGSLQTDALKKLNELTVKEEKKESKQEEDIDPRWDKLKKLLTDK, from the coding sequence ATGAGCAAAATAAAAGAATTTTTAATTCCTTTCGTAGGATTAAAACTAGGAAAACACCATTTTGAGTATCAAATAAGTAACACGTTCTTTGCGAACTTTGATTACGACGAATTTCAAAGTTCGGACATCAAAGTAGGTTTAGTTTTAGATAAGAAAAGCAACATGTTAGAGTTGGAATTCAAACACAAAGGAACTGTAAATGTACCTTGTGATCTGACAAGCGAAGATTTTGATTTGCCTTTAAAAGGTAAAATGAAATTAATTGTTCGTTTTGGAGAAGAATTCAATAACGATAATGAAGAGCTTTTAATCTTACCGCATGGAGAACATGAAATTGATGTAGCACAGTACATTTATGAAATGATTGCACTGTCGGTACCTCTAAAACGAGTTCATCCAGGAGTGAAAGACGGCAGTTTGCAAACTGACGCTTTAAAAAAACTGAATGAGCTAACGGTTAAAGAAGAGAAAAAAGAGAGTAAACAAGAAGAAGATATTGACCCGCGTTGGGACAAATTAAAGAAACTATTAACGGATAAATAA
- the pdxA gene encoding 4-hydroxythreonine-4-phosphate dehydrogenase PdxA, which produces MNKKAENIIVGISVGDLNGIGSEVILKTFEDSRMLEMCTPVIFANAKILSFVKKSFTSTVQFHGVDKLEQVLPGKVNVFNLWKEGVDINFGKNDEKIGEYAIKSFVAATKALKEGLVDVLVTAPINKYNIQSEDFKFPGHTDYLDKELEGNALMMMVQDNLRVGLLTDHVPLNEVSSHLTEELIIRKIETIRKSLVQDFSIVKPKIAVLGLNPHSGDGGVIGKEEDLILKPALKKIFEKGTMVFGPFSADGFFGSGQYEKYDAIVATYHDQGLIPFKTLSFGKGVNYTAGLNKVRTSPDHGTAYDIAGKDMADFNSFKEAVYLAIDIFRSRNQYEEITEKPLKIKEKQL; this is translated from the coding sequence ATGAATAAAAAAGCAGAAAATATAATTGTTGGGATTTCAGTTGGAGATTTAAACGGTATTGGAAGCGAAGTTATATTAAAAACATTCGAAGATTCTCGTATGTTGGAGATGTGTACGCCAGTTATTTTTGCAAACGCCAAAATACTTTCTTTTGTTAAAAAGAGCTTTACCTCTACAGTTCAGTTTCACGGTGTAGATAAATTAGAGCAGGTTTTGCCTGGAAAAGTCAATGTTTTTAATCTTTGGAAAGAAGGGGTCGATATCAACTTCGGTAAAAATGATGAGAAAATTGGCGAATACGCAATTAAATCATTTGTTGCGGCTACCAAAGCGCTAAAAGAAGGTTTGGTAGATGTTCTGGTAACGGCGCCAATAAACAAATACAACATTCAATCGGAAGATTTTAAATTTCCGGGACATACTGATTATCTGGACAAAGAATTAGAGGGGAACGCTTTAATGATGATGGTTCAGGATAATTTGCGAGTAGGTTTGCTTACCGATCATGTACCGTTGAATGAGGTTTCTTCCCATTTGACAGAAGAGCTAATCATTAGAAAGATTGAAACGATCAGAAAATCACTGGTTCAGGATTTTAGTATTGTTAAGCCAAAAATTGCCGTTTTAGGATTGAATCCGCATAGTGGTGATGGAGGTGTGATTGGGAAAGAAGAAGATTTAATTTTGAAGCCAGCTTTGAAAAAGATCTTTGAAAAAGGGACTATGGTTTTTGGGCCATTTTCGGCAGATGGTTTTTTTGGAAGTGGTCAGTATGAAAAATACGATGCTATTGTAGCTACTTATCACGATCAGGGATTGATTCCGTTTAAAACCTTGTCGTTTGGTAAAGGAGTGAATTATACGGCTGGTTTGAATAAGGTTAGAACCTCACCGGATCATGGTACGGCTTATGATATTGCCGGAAAAGACATGGCAGATTTTAACTCATTTAAGGAGGCGGTTTATCTTGCAATAGATATTTTTCGCTCGCGTAATCAGTATGAGGAGATTACTGAAAAACCACTCAAAATAAAAGAAAAACAGTTATAA